GCAGTTCATCGCCACCGCGCGCGCGGGCAACTGGGATAATTTCTCCGGCGAATTCGATGCGAGCGGCCCGTTGAATGACAGCGGCTCGATCCGGGGGCGCTTTGTCACGTCGCAGCAGTCGCGGCAGTATTTCACGGATGGCTACAGCAGCCGCAAGCATCTGTACTACGGCGTCGTCGATATCGACCTGACCTCGCGCACCACGCTGAGCCTGGGCGGCCATTCCAACACCGAGGACAATCCGGGGTCCGAATGGATGGGGGTTCCCACGGCCCCCGACGGTTCGCCGCTGGATATCCGGCGGTCACGGCGGTTCTCGCCATCATGGAGCTATTGGGACAAGAAGGAATCGAGCCTGTTCGCCGAGCTCAAGCACAAGTTCGACAGCGGCTGGGTGGCCAAGGCCGCCGCCCGCTCCGTCAATGCGTCGTCGGCGCTGGACGGCGCCTATTTCGTCAGTGGCAGCTATGACGCGCAGGGCAATATGCTTTACGACGTGATGGGCGGCCGCTATGACTACGACAAGAAGCAGCAGAGCTTCGACGTGTCGGCGCAAGGGCCGGTCAAGTTGTTCGGCCGTTTCCACGACATTGCGCTTGGGGCGAGCTACCGCAAGGATACGTGGCGCGACGACGGCTACAGCTACCTGGATTCGCCGACCGGCTATTACATGCTGGGTGGCGTCAATCCGTACACGTGGGATCCGGATTCGATTCGCCGTTCCGATTTCGTGAAGGACACGCTCTGGAGCCGCGACCAGCGCTCGGCACTGACGTCGGCCTACGCCACCGGCCGTTTCCGCCTGGCGGACCCGCTCAGCATGATCCTGGGCGCGCGCCTGGATTGGTTCGACTTCGACAACAAGCAGTATCAAGGCGCCTGGAGCAGCCATCGCAAGTTCAGCGAAGACAAGCACTTCACGCCGTATGCCGCGCTGACCTATGACCTGAACGACAACCACTCGGTCTACGCCAGCTATTCCAGCATCTTCAAGCCGCAGTACTACCTGGACACGTCGGGCACGGTGCTCAAGCCGGTGGACGGCACCAACTACGAAATCGGCCTGAAGGGCAGCTATCTGGACGAGCGTATCAACGCCGCCATCGCGGTGTTCTCGACGACGCAGTCCAACCTGCCGCAGGCGGTGACCGATATCTCGTCGTGCTTCGTCGCCACCAATTGCTATCGGGCGGTGGGCGAGGTCAAGAGCGAAGGCGTGGAGATCGACATCAATGGCGAGCTGCTGCCGCGGCTGAACGTGGGCATCGGTTACTCCTACACGCGCGCCAAGGTGTCCTCTGGCGGTCTCGATGGCGCCGCGGGCCAGCCCTATGCCAGCTACATTCCGCAGCATCAGCTGAAGGTCGCCGCCATGTATCACCTGCCGGGGGCGTACGAGAAATGGCGGATCGGCGGCGCGGTGCGGGCGCAGAGCAAGACCTCGACGCAATCGTTGACGAGCGCGGAGGGCTACGTGGTCAAGCAGTCGCCGTTCACGGTGGTGGATCTGGTGGCCGGCTACAAGGTGAACCGGCAACTGGATATCCAGTTCAACGTCAACAACCTGTTCGACAAGCGCTATTTCGAATCGATGCAGGGCAACAACGGCGGCAATTACTACGGTACGCCGCGCAGCTTCCTGCTGACGACACGCTATCAGTTCTAGCGGCATGGCTGGCTGCGCATCGCGACGGCGATGGCGCAGTCAGCTGTGGCGGCCTCATCGTCGGCAGGGTGCAGTACGACGGCGTTCGCGCGAGGATCAGACGTCGTCGAAATAGAACGCCTTGTCGATCTTCGCTTCGAACGCCAGCATCAGCAGCGGCCCCGCGCAGACCAATGGCAGCCACCATTGCAGCAGCAACTTCAGCACCATGCCCAGGCAGAAATAACCGACGATCAGCGTCACGATGATGGCAATGACGATCAGGAATTCCATGGCGGCCTTGCTGGCGGCGGGCTGCTGCATGAAGCGGGATTTGCGCGCTTCGATGGCTTCCTGCACGCGGTTGGTGAATCGCATGACGGTTTTCTTCCAGACGTTGCGTATCTGGTAGCTGCCGGCGCTGTCCTGGATGGAGATATTGCCGAACATGATGCCGGTTTCACCGGAAACGGCATTGACCTTGTCCAGGTCGATCGCGGTCTGGCGCGGGCCGTAGACCAGCCCGGGGCCGGGCATGCGGGCACGCGTTGCCGAAAAAAACCTCCAGGCCGACAAGGCGGCGCGGAGGTTGTCCTGGGTGTCGATTGTCGAGACGCGAGCGCTCGTTCTTGCTGCATGTCCCTACTGCATGTACCACCCATGGCTGACCACGAACGACTGTCCCGTGAACGCCGCGCTGGGGAAGGTCGACAGGAACAGCGCCGTCTGCGCCACGTCCTCGACGGTGGTGAAGATGCCGTCGACGGTATCGCCCAGCATCACCTTCTTGACCACGTCTTCCTCGCTGATGCCCAGCTCCTTGGCCTGCTCGGGGATCTGCTTTTCGACCAGCGGCGTGCGCACGAAGCCGGGGCAGATGACGTGCGAGCGCACATTGTGCTTGGCGCCTTCCTTGGCCAGCACGCGCGCCAGGCCCAGCAGCGCATGCTTGGCGGCGACGTAGGCGGACTTGAGCGGCGAGGCTTCGTGCGAATGCACCGAGCCCATGTAGATGACGACGCCGCCGCGATCATCCTTGTACATGTGCTTGAGCGCGGCCTTGGTGGTGAGGAAGGCGCCATCGACGTGGATGGCCTGCATCTTCTTCCAGTCGGCGAAGGCGAAGTTCTCGATGGGGTTGACGATCTGGATGCCGGCGTTCGAGATCAGGATGTCGATGCTGCCGTAGGCGGCGGCGACGCGGTCGATGCCCTGGTTGACGGCGTCTTCGTTGGTGACGTCCATGGCCACGCCCATGGCCTTTCCGCCGGCCTGTTCGATCTCGCGGGCGACGGCGTCGGCGCCGGCCTGGTTCAGGTCGGCGATGGCGATGGCCGCGCCGGCGCGCGACAGGGTCAGCGCGATTTCCTTGCCAATGCCGCTGGCGGCGCCGGTGACGACGGCGACTTTTCCGTTCAGATTGCTCATGCTGGGGAACCTCCGGGTAAGGATGCCGCGGGCCGGGGTGCGCCCGCGGATGCGAGGGGCATGGCTTGATGGTAGCGCTCCAGGATGAGCGCAGCCTGAACGCCACGGCCAGGGTAACTTTCTATGTCATTTGCTTCCGCCGCATGTCAGTCCGGTGCGCGGCGGGGCGGCGTGGTCCCCGGGGCAAGCCGCGCGCCTTCGACGCCGCGCCAGCAGCCCTGCCAAGCGGGTTTTGTTACGAAGCCGCTTGATGCGCGGTATTCGGCCATTGCCGGTTGCGCCAGGCTGCGCGAGAATCCGCCGCATTCGGTCCCGCCCTGGATGGCGGGATCCTTGTTTCTTACAAGGCGAAGTCAAGCGTGGCATCAGTCATGAACGGTCGAGCGGGCAAGCAAGGGGCGGCAAGGTGGGCGCGCGGTGTCGCGGCGGCCGTGTTGGGGGTGGCGGCGCTGTCGGCGCAGGCGGCCTACGTGGTGGTGGACACGGGCCACACGCCCAAGCAGCCAGGCGCCACGGGCGCCAGCGGCCGGGTGGAGTACCAATACAACCTGGACCTGAGCGGCGCGGTGGCGACGGATCTGCTGGCGCTGGGCGATCGCGTGACGCGTGTGTCGGCCGATGGCGCCGAGATTGCGCTGGGGCGGCGCGCGCTGACCGCGCCCGATGCGGATTTCTTCATCTCCATCCATCACGATTCGATGCAGCAGAAGTACATCGATGCTGGCCGCCAGCGGGAATTCGCGGGCTTCGCCATCTTTGTCTCGCAGCTCAATCCCCGCTACGAGGACAGCCTGCGCTGCGCCAAGGCGATCGGCGAGGCGTTGGTGGCGGCGGGCGAAAAGCCGTCGCTGTACCACGCCGAGCCCATCGCGGGCGAAAACCGGCCGCTGCTCGACCGCCGCCTGGGCGTGCATCGCTACGACGGATTGGCGGTGCTCAAGACCGCGGCGATGCCGGCGGTGCTGGTGGAGGCGGGCGTGATCGTGAATCCCGACGAAGAGGCGCGCCTGGCGCGGCCCGAGACCATCCAGCGCCTGGCGCGGGCGATCGCGGACGGCACGCACGCCTGCCAGCGGCGCTAGCGCGGCGAGGGGGCCAGCGGGCGGACGTGGGATGAAATCGCAAGGGATGGATAAAATCCGGCATTCGTATGGTGGGCCGCCGCGCCCGGACGACGCGGTTGCGCAGCGCGGGGGCGATCCCGGCCGTGGCGTGCGTTCCGAGAACAAGGACTGATGATGCTGAAAAGAAAACTGACGATGTTGGCCGCGTCCCTGGCGCTATCGATGACCGGGCTGTCCGTCGCGGTGGCGCAGACGCAGGCGCCGGCGCAGCAGCAAGAGGAGCCCGAGCGCTACGGCCCGTTCTTCTTCCTGCCCAGCCAGCCCAATCTGCTGGTCTACGTGGGCGCGGTGGGCGCCAACGACATGCTCAACCTGAAGAAGGCGCTGCGCGAGCATCCGACCATTTCCACGCTGATCCTGCAGAACAATGGCGGCGGCCTGGTGCATATCGGGCTGGTGGTGGCCGAAGAGGTCTACGAGCGCGGCCTGAATACCTATATTCCGAAGGACAGCTACTGTGCGTCGGCCTGCTCGTTCGTGTTCTTCGCGGGGCGCCAGCGCCTGGCCGAGGGCCGGCTGGGCGTGCACCAGATTTCCGCGCCCGAGATGACGGGCGAACAGGCGCAGTTCGGGGTTTCGGACATCGTCGCGACCCTGCCGAAGTACGGCGTGTCGGCGGACGTGCTGGGGATCATGTTCAGCACGCCGCCCAAGGAGATGTACTTCTTCTCGCCGCAGGAGATCATCAAGTACGGCATCAACCGCACCGGCAACGTCCGCACGGCCAGCAATGACGTGCAACCGGGCACAGGCCAGCGCGCGGCCCCGGCGCCCGCCGCGGCGCCCGCGCCGCAGGCGCAGTCGCCCGGGGATGCCAAGCTGCCGCCGCGCAAGCCGGCCTCGCCCGATGCCGCGCCGGCGCCGGCCGGCCCCGTGGCCAACCCGTACATGCCCAAGGAAACCGCGCCCGCGGCGATTACCGACGAGCAGAAGGCGATCAATGCCGCGGCCCTGATGATCCAGGCGGGCAGCGGCACCAATGAGGAAGCGCTGAAGTTCACGCGCGAGTTCTACGCCGATACGGTCGACTACTTCAAGAAGCAGCGGCCGAAATCCGAGATCCTGGCGGACAAGGAGGCGTACTTCGCGCGCTGGCCGGTGCGTCGTTTCGTGGTCGACCAGAATTCGCTGCGGGCCAAGTGCCAGGACCAGATGTGCATGGTCAAGGGCCTCTACGACTACAAGGTATCGAGCCCGGAACGCGGCAAGACCGCGACCGGCACGTCGAATTTCACTTACGTCCTTGACCTGCGCAACCGTTATCGCATCGTCATGGAAGACAGCGAGGTCATCAGCCGCTGACGCAGCGGTCCGATGCCAGGGAGAACTGCAATGAGTTTCAGGAATCGCGCGGCGCAGCTGTTGTGCCTGGTGGGATTGGGCGTGCTGGCGGCGCCGGCGCTGGCGATCAATTGCCAGAAGGCCAGCAGCCCGTCGGAGAAGCTGATCTGCTCGGATCGCAAGGCGGTGGCCGCCGATGCCGAGCTGAACCGCGCCTATGCGGCGGTGCTGAAGCAGGCGCCGGACGAGGAGATCCGCAAGATGCTGGTGGACAGCCAGCGGCGCTGGATCGATGCCCGCGACCGGGCGCTGGAAGGGCTGACCGACGATTCCGACGCGCTGCAGGATGACAAGACGCCTGGCGGCCTGGCGGCCGACATGATCCTGAACCGCGTGGCCGCGCTCAAGGAGATCAGGAAGGGCGACAAGCTGCCCGCCATGATCGCCACGGCGCTGCGCCAGCGCGAGTTCAACAAGCAGTTCACGGGCGGCCCGTTCGCCGGCTTTGACGTGTCGTGCGATGTCCTGCCACGCGACTACAAGTACTACGGTTGCTTCGCGATCCGCCACTACCAGAACAACGATCGCATCTGCAGCGCGGAAGAATACTGGGCCACGGGCTCGGTCTATGCGCAGCGCTACGTGGCCAAGGTGGTCGACAACAAGCCGGTGCCGGTGGCGTCCTGCTCGTTCAACGGCGTCGACGCCAATTGTCCCGGCGGCATTTCCGATGACGCGCACTGGAACACGGGACCCGACGTGCACAAGGTCGACTATTCCTCCACGCCGCTGCCCAAGGTGGACGGCGAGGTGCATGACGACGATGAGTACGGCTGGCTCAAGGCCTGCCTGACCGACCCGTCGTTCCCGCTGTCCAACCCGAAGGACGCCGGCCGCTAGCCGGGCCGGGGTGCGCCGGGCAGGGCCGTATCAGGCGGGGTCGGC
The window above is part of the Achromobacter deleyi genome. Proteins encoded here:
- a CDS encoding TonB-dependent siderophore receptor; translation: MALSLLLGVALSPAAAQAQEAALQLNMPAQSLESALVDLATRASWDLAYSPDAVRNLRAPAVSGRLTPDEALRALLAGSGLVFERTGNRVALSRDAGDASVVMQSITVVGKGNEFTEGTGSYTTGAMNTATKLPLTIQETPQSVSVVTRQKLDDFAMQTIDDVANSTTGVTVNHWSNDRSRYFSRGFTINTFLLDGMPVTYETDTSTYSTTAMYDHVEVVRGPTGLMTGMGDPSGAINFVRKQPTDVAQFIATARAGNWDNFSGEFDASGPLNDSGSIRGRFVTSQQSRQYFTDGYSSRKHLYYGVVDIDLTSRTTLSLGGHSNTEDNPGSEWMGVPTAPDGSPLDIRRSRRFSPSWSYWDKKESSLFAELKHKFDSGWVAKAAARSVNASSALDGAYFVSGSYDAQGNMLYDVMGGRYDYDKKQQSFDVSAQGPVKLFGRFHDIALGASYRKDTWRDDGYSYLDSPTGYYMLGGVNPYTWDPDSIRRSDFVKDTLWSRDQRSALTSAYATGRFRLADPLSMILGARLDWFDFDNKQYQGAWSSHRKFSEDKHFTPYAALTYDLNDNHSVYASYSSIFKPQYYLDTSGTVLKPVDGTNYEIGLKGSYLDERINAAIAVFSTTQSNLPQAVTDISSCFVATNCYRAVGEVKSEGVEIDINGELLPRLNVGIGYSYTRAKVSSGGLDGAAGQPYASYIPQHQLKVAAMYHLPGAYEKWRIGGAVRAQSKTSTQSLTSAEGYVVKQSPFTVVDLVAGYKVNRQLDIQFNVNNLFDKRYFESMQGNNGGNYYGTPRSFLLTTRYQF
- a CDS encoding PH domain-containing protein, whose protein sequence is MPGPGLVYGPRQTAIDLDKVNAVSGETGIMFGNISIQDSAGSYQIRNVWKKTVMRFTNRVQEAIEARKSRFMQQPAASKAAMEFLIVIAIIVTLIVGYFCLGMVLKLLLQWWLPLVCAGPLLMLAFEAKIDKAFYFDDV
- a CDS encoding 3-hydroxybutyrate dehydrogenase, with protein sequence MSNLNGKVAVVTGAASGIGKEIALTLSRAGAAIAIADLNQAGADAVAREIEQAGGKAMGVAMDVTNEDAVNQGIDRVAAAYGSIDILISNAGIQIVNPIENFAFADWKKMQAIHVDGAFLTTKAALKHMYKDDRGGVVIYMGSVHSHEASPLKSAYVAAKHALLGLARVLAKEGAKHNVRSHVICPGFVRTPLVEKQIPEQAKELGISEEDVVKKVMLGDTVDGIFTTVEDVAQTALFLSTFPSAAFTGQSFVVSHGWYMQ
- a CDS encoding N-acetylmuramoyl-L-alanine amidase family protein, producing the protein MNGRAGKQGAARWARGVAAAVLGVAALSAQAAYVVVDTGHTPKQPGATGASGRVEYQYNLDLSGAVATDLLALGDRVTRVSADGAEIALGRRALTAPDADFFISIHHDSMQQKYIDAGRQREFAGFAIFVSQLNPRYEDSLRCAKAIGEALVAAGEKPSLYHAEPIAGENRPLLDRRLGVHRYDGLAVLKTAAMPAVLVEAGVIVNPDEEARLARPETIQRLARAIADGTHACQRR
- a CDS encoding lysozyme inhibitor LprI family protein: MSFRNRAAQLLCLVGLGVLAAPALAINCQKASSPSEKLICSDRKAVAADAELNRAYAAVLKQAPDEEIRKMLVDSQRRWIDARDRALEGLTDDSDALQDDKTPGGLAADMILNRVAALKEIRKGDKLPAMIATALRQREFNKQFTGGPFAGFDVSCDVLPRDYKYYGCFAIRHYQNNDRICSAEEYWATGSVYAQRYVAKVVDNKPVPVASCSFNGVDANCPGGISDDAHWNTGPDVHKVDYSSTPLPKVDGEVHDDDEYGWLKACLTDPSFPLSNPKDAGR